A window of Thunnus thynnus chromosome 17, fThuThy2.1, whole genome shotgun sequence contains these coding sequences:
- the zgc:65811 gene encoding CD9 antigen isoform X1: MALDGCGLFCKYILFIFNLIFAVVGMVFLGLGLWLRFSANTRGIFEIDALNSSAFVMGVTVLIALGAVMLIVVAFGDYGACNEKRCALQVFSVLLVILAAAEVAVGVLAYSRSDEVGAQIVEFYSSMYALYLSNGDPAIGVTLTFTHKMLHCCGVTGIPVLELAKQTCPSPDGILEHLVMPNCPGIILDVFNRKAPLVMGIFIGTGALLSIALICSAILSKSLRISTSAPQYIILSPSTAALVNPPPPQPEFVSTSYPHLDQDPVVFTPLTVANIPVA; the protein is encoded by the exons ATGGCACTGGACGGATGTGGCCTCTTCTGCAAATATATCCTCTTCATTTTCAACCTCATCTTTGCG GTGGTAGGTATGGTCTTCTTGGGTCTTGGTTTATGGCTAAGATTCAGCGCCAACACCAGAGGCATCTTTGAAATAGATGCCCTCAACTCGAGTGCATTTGTTATGG gtGTGACGGTACTGATAGCTCTCGGTGCAGTGATGCTGATTGTGGTAGCGTTTGGAGACTATGGTGCCTGCAACGAGAAACGATGCGCTCTGCAAGTG TTCTCTGTCCTTCTGGTCATTCTGGCTGCTGCTGAAGTTGCTGTTGGAGTGCTCGCTTATTCAAGGAGTGATGAG gtTGGGGCGCAGATTGTGGAGTTCTACAGTAGCATGTATGCTCTGTATTTGAGCAATGGAGACCCAGCCATTGgtgtcacactcacattcacccACAAGATG CTTCACTGCTGTGGAGTGACAGGAATCCCGGTGTTGGAGTTGGCTAAACAGACCTGTCCTTCACCAGATGGGATCCTTGAGCACTTAGTCATGCCT AACTGTCCTGGGATCATCTTGGATGTATTTAACCGCAAGGCACCACTGGTGATGGGTATCTTCATTGGAACTGGAGCTCTTTTG AGCATAGCTTTGATTTGCAGCGCCATCCTCTCCAAAAGTCTTCGTATTTCCACCTCAGCTCCTCAGTACATCATCCTGAGTCCGTCTACTGCAGCCCTGGTTAACCCTCCACCACCTCAACCTGAATTTGTCTCCACCTCTTACCCCCATCTTGACCAAGACCCAGTCGTCTTCACCCCTCTCACTGTGGCTAACATCCCTGTGGCTTAG
- the LOC137168507 gene encoding germ cell-specific gene 1-like protein: MSHLFDPTLLSHSSTSSSISFTPSMMAFVQQMRSPPLSFIQTVLSLFLGGTAIMSSYWCVGKQKVPKPLCSPVKQSNCVPVPGMSNSSDIQISWETGDDRFIFPIFHTGLFITCEENIYKDAWEEKCRGFHTLTPGSEKAMMWFSLSLELMYIGLLLISCILLSVQLCIRACCPSTQRWGQMLNAFAAVFTVLGGLLGMVGHMMFMQVFQITVSMGPEDFKPHSYGYSWAFYVAWLAFTVCMSAGVSTLNNYTKKVLMVGPRRNSSLNRCSFNFMGLLPPAPYYTPPNPAITLACPQSPPQISHLSPYYEPPSAALPPSTPRLTHSHSLPLPHSDSFPAHPSHPAPASPFHRLSLPSPSPSHARSISIHIPLPGHQGHMSPHYEPEEDYSPL, encoded by the exons ATGTCTCACTTATTCGACCCTACTCTCCTTTCTCATTCCTCCACCAGCTCGAGCATCTCATTTACCCCCAGCATGATGGCATTCGTGCAGCAGATGCGTTCCCCTCCCCTTTCCTTTATTCAGACAGTCTTGTCTCTCTTCCTGGGTGGCACAGCCATCATGTCCTCCTACTGGTGCGTTGGTAAACAGAAGGTGCCCAAGCCGCTGTGTTCGCCTGTCAAGCAAAGCAACTGCGTCCCCGTTCCCGGCATGTCCAACTCCTCTGACATCCAGATCTCCTGGGAGACGGGCGATGACCGCTTTATCTTCCCCATCTTCCATACCGGCCTGTTTATCACCTGTGAGGAGAACATCTACAAGGACGCATGGG agGAGAAGTGTCGAGGGTTTCATACTTTGACTCCAGGATCTGAAAAAG CAATGATGTGGTTCTCGCTATCATTGGAGCTCATGTATATCGGACTGCTGTTAATCAGTTGCATACTGCTGTCTGTGCAGTTGTGCATCAGGGCCTGTTGTCCGTCCACACAGCGCTGGGGCCAGATGCTCAACGCTTTTGCTGCCGTCTTCACCGTCCTGGGAG GTCTGCTTGGGATGGTGGGTCACATGATGTTCATGCAGGTGTTTCAGATCACTGTCTCAATGGGACCAGAAGACTTCAAGCCTCACAGTTACGGCTACTCCTGGGCGTTTTA CGTGGCCTGGCTTGCCTTCACTGTCTGCATGTCAGCCGGGGTCTCCACTCTGAACAACTACACAAAGAAGGTGCTGATGGTGGGACCCCGGCGTAACTCCAGCCTCAACCGCTGCAGCTTTAACTTCATGGGGCTTCTGCCACCGGCTCCTTATTACACCCCCCCGAACCCAGCCATCACCCTGGCCTGTCCACAATCCCCCCCCCAGATCTCCCATTTGTCACCCTACTACGAGCCCCCGTCAGCTGCGTTACCACCCTCCACTCCGAGGCTCACACACTCCCACTCCCTTCCTCTCCCCCACTCTGACTCCTTCCCTGCTCACCCCTCCCACCCTGCGCCTGCATCTCCATTTCACCGCCTGTCCCTCCCTTCTCCATCTCCCTCGCACGCCCGATCCATCTCCATCCACATACCCCTGCCGGGACACCAGGGGCACATGTCCCCCCATTATGAGCCAGAGGAGGACTACAGCCCACTTTGA
- the zgc:65811 gene encoding CD9 antigen isoform X2 → MALDGCGLFCKYILFIFNLIFAVVGMVFLGLGLWLRFSANTRGIFEIDALNSSAFVMGVTVLIALGAVMLIVVAFGDYGACNEKRCALQVFSVLLVILAAAEVAVGVLAYSRSDEVGAQIVEFYSSMYALYLSNGDPAIGVTLTFTHKMLHCCGVTGIPVLELAKQTCPSPDGILEHLVMPNCPGIILDVFNRKAPLVMGIFIGTGALLITALICSIVLLQAIKKGQQAITEYYSKVY, encoded by the exons ATGGCACTGGACGGATGTGGCCTCTTCTGCAAATATATCCTCTTCATTTTCAACCTCATCTTTGCG GTGGTAGGTATGGTCTTCTTGGGTCTTGGTTTATGGCTAAGATTCAGCGCCAACACCAGAGGCATCTTTGAAATAGATGCCCTCAACTCGAGTGCATTTGTTATGG gtGTGACGGTACTGATAGCTCTCGGTGCAGTGATGCTGATTGTGGTAGCGTTTGGAGACTATGGTGCCTGCAACGAGAAACGATGCGCTCTGCAAGTG TTCTCTGTCCTTCTGGTCATTCTGGCTGCTGCTGAAGTTGCTGTTGGAGTGCTCGCTTATTCAAGGAGTGATGAG gtTGGGGCGCAGATTGTGGAGTTCTACAGTAGCATGTATGCTCTGTATTTGAGCAATGGAGACCCAGCCATTGgtgtcacactcacattcacccACAAGATG CTTCACTGCTGTGGAGTGACAGGAATCCCGGTGTTGGAGTTGGCTAAACAGACCTGTCCTTCACCAGATGGGATCCTTGAGCACTTAGTCATGCCT AACTGTCCTGGGATCATCTTGGATGTATTTAACCGCAAGGCACCACTGGTGATGGGTATCTTCATTGGAACTGGAGCTCTTTTG ATTACCGCCCTGATCTGCTCCATTGTCCTCCTGCAAGCGATCAAGAAAGGCCAGCAGGCAATCACTGAGTATTATTCCAAAGTGTACTAA
- the LOC137168508 gene encoding epithelial membrane protein 2-like: MLILLAGIFVLHITSIILLLVATIDNAWWMTNDMATDIWGRWTYMNGVWNYTDLPTGSHYPQDYLQAVQASSVLACIFSILGIFVFVAQLFTLEKGQRFTITGIFQFLACLCIMIAASIYTDRFHINEQFGWYGHSFVLAWISFAFTFISSIIYFVLRKKTA, from the exons ATGCTGATTCTCCTCGCTGGCATCTTTGTCCTTCACATCACAAGCATCATCCTCCTTCTGGTGGCAACCATTGACAAT GCTTGGTGGATGACTAATGACATGGCCACCGATATTTGGGGCCGGTGGACATACATGAACGGGGTGTGGAACTACACTGATCTCCCCACAGGCTCACACTACCCACAAG ATTACCTCCAGGCAGTGCAGGCCAGCTCAGTGCTAGCTTGTATATTCTCCATCCTGGgcatctttgtgtttgtggctCAGCTCTTCACCCTGGAGAAAGGACAGAGGTTCACCATCACTGGCATCTTTCAGTTCCTTGCCT GTCTTTGCATCATGATCGCAGCCTCCATCTACACAGACCGCTTCCACATCAATGAGCAGTTTGGCTGGTATGGTCACAGCTTCGTCCTGGCGTGGATCTCTTTTGCCTTTACGTTCATTTCCTCCATCATTTACTTTGTGCTACGCAAGAAGACTGCATGA
- the LOC137168355 gene encoding uncharacterized protein, whose amino-acid sequence MASSSSDKSLKNLNKPKQTEVERMYSSLNPPNENCGAGKIKHVINGKFYINGQLETNVPHVGYQSDSAFPVQAHKGRAWIRGQRLSGSEESWQKLQPVVECGDDTMTLTVRRRRAVQLRLDRVNESSVPLSQLPPQCGYSVQSTWRDLSLMAQYDACHVTQEHDSYVLPLLWRGTPVKMSCPVTHIQPQAADPSSLCCSPYGMSVKVQGLSATEELKVKVRGEWTPLVMLAQQCGYTLNRQDGEILITAPFITCGITVKDGKHTLSLQVGEKMFTLACPVSPPEELPLTHQPLVDSRHHLTSGPMEPMPETLEPFPWAPPFYLAPPYYPHPTYHHRYPGPGVHDANNPPTSTSSAPDPTFSPQPTPPVDSQPDYQDYYSRGIPVMESYKHFDVHSSLLSTKEMDDSSRAYSDLYNLSEKRSAIDAGFQMQVEAPSLQPPSHAFNPYYHYYHHPKIPLPGPPEDPDPGPDVPSELSLTNSNNPESPVLPPNIQQSEALGRVNSDQSLQPGRGQKIVSSQS is encoded by the exons ATGGCGTCTTCTTCAAGTGACAAAAGCTTAAAAAACCTTAACAAACCGAAGCAAACCGAGGTGGAGCGGATGTATTCTTCACTGAACCCCCCAAATGAAAACTGTGGCGCAGGAAAAATTAAGCACGTAATCAACGGCAAGTTTTACATAAATGGTCAACTTGAAACTAACGTCCCTCATGTGGGCTACCAATCAGATTCTGCCTTTCCAG TCCAGGCTCATAAAGGCCGGGCGTGGATCAGAGGTCAGCGGCTTAGTGGCTCAGAGGAGAGCTGGCAGAAGCTGCAGCCTGTGGTGGAGTGTGGAGACGACACCATGACCCTCACTGTCAGGAGGAGACGAGCTGTACAGCTACGGCTGGACCGAG TGAATGAGTCATCCGTGCCCCTGTCCCAGCTGCCACCTCAGTGTGGCTACTCTGTCCAGTCTACATGGAGAGACCTCAGTCTGATGGCTCAATACGATGCCTGCCATGTCACACAAGAG CATGACAGCTATGTGTTGCCTCTGCTGTGGAGGGGAACTCCAGTCAAGATGTCGTGCCCAGTCACTCACATCCAGCCTCAGGCTGCGGACCCGTCCTCACTCTGCTGCTCCCCATATGGTATGTCTGTCAAAGTGCAGGGTCTGTCTGCTACAGAGGAGCTAAAGGTAAAAG TCAGAGGAGAATGGACCCCCCTGGTAATGCTGGCTCAGCAGTGTGGCTACACTTTGAATAGACAAGATGGAGAGATTTTAATCACTGCTCCATTCATTACATGTGGCATCACAGTAAAG GatggaaaacacacactttctcttcaAGTAGGAGAAAAGATGTTCACACTGGCCTGTCCTGTCTCTCCCCCTGAAGAACTCCCATTAACCCATCAGCCTCTGGTCGACAGCCGTCATCATCTAACCAGTGGGCCAATGGAGCCTATGCCAGAAACCCTGGAGCCTTTTCCGTGGGCTCCACCTTTCTACCTGGCCCCGCCTTACTATCCCCATCCTACATATCATCACAGGTATCCTGGTCCTGGTGTACACGATGCAAATAACCCTCCTACTTCCACATCCTCAGCTCCTGACCCAACGTTTAGTCCACAGCCTACCCCTCCTGTTGATTCCCAGCCCGACTATCAAGACTACTACTCCCGAGGGATTCCTGTGATGGAGTCATATAAACACTTTGATGTACACAGTTCTCTGTTATCTACAAAGGAAATGGATGATTCAAGTAGGGCGTATTCAGATCTTTACAATCTCTCTGAGAAGCGCAGTGCCATAGATGCAGGCTTTCAGATGCAAGTTGAAGCCCCTTCTCTCCAGCCCCCAAGCCATGCCTTCAATCCATACTACCACTACTACCATCACCCCAAAATCCCTCTTCCTGGCCCACCTGAAGACCCCGATCCAGGCCCCGATGTTCCTTCAGAACTGTCTTTAACTAATTCTAATAACCCTGAATCACCAGTGTTGCCCCCCAACATCCAGCAGTCTGAGGCTCTCGGCAGAGTTAACTCAGACCAGTCCCTTCAGCCT GGGCGAGGCCAAAAAATTGTCTCCTCGCAGTCCTAA